Within Acinetobacter sp. LoGeW2-3, the genomic segment AGAGCAGTACGCTAGCCAAGGCCAAAGAGATGAGCTTTAAAGGCACTCTTGCTGTCATCAAATTAACTTTCCTGTGGTTGTGCTTCACGGCAGTATTCTGCCAAGGTATTTAAGCGCTGTTTTGCATTTTTATGAATCGGATTAGTAGTATCCCAAGCATATCCGGCCAATAAGGATGAAATCATACGGCGAATTTTTTCTTCCTGACGGGTTGAGAATACAACGTCCTGAAATTCACCGGAATACCAGGATTCCACATAAGCACGGAAAACCTTGATGCCTTGACGCAATGGCTTCTCGTATTCTTGCATCCAGTCAACATTTTGACCTTGCAACACTTTATCCACCAGTGGAATCGCTAGACTGGAAGATTTCAAGGCAATCGTCACACCCGAAGAGAATACTGGATCCAGGAATTCACCGGCATTTCCCAGCAAAGCATAGTTACGTTCAGCCAGATGTTTCACATTTGCAGAATAACCTACCAGTGTACGTACCTGTGTATCGAACTTGGCCTTGTGCAATACATGAGACAGGCTTTCATCATCTGCAAGAATACGTTTAAACAGACTTTCCAAGTCTTGCTCAGCAGAATCTTCAAAACCGTATTTTTTAAAAAAGTCCTGCTCAGCCACAATACCAAAAGAGGAACGGCCATCCGCAAATGGAATCAGCCAGTACCAGGCACGATGATCTTTGTCGTGTACCGTGATCAGGATTTTTTCACGGTCAAAGTCTGGATCATCCAGAATTCCATCTTCAATATGAGTAAATACAGCGCGGCGAACCGGAAAATCTGATGGACTTTCTAAGTCCAGGAATTTCGGCAAAATTCGACCAAATCCACTGGCATCCAGCAGGAACTTACCCTGAATCTGATAACTTTCACCTTGTTCATCTTTTACAGTTAGGATTGGGTGCTCAGGTTTCACATCTACCACTATCACTTCATGACCAAAACGGATTTCAGCGCCTTTGTTCTGAGCTTCTTGTGCTAACAGATGATCAAACTGGGCACGACGCACTTGCCAGGTTGTTCCCGGTCCTTCACTAAATTTTTCGGTAAAATCATAAAAACTGCGCTGTGGTCCACGCAGGAATGCCGCACCATTTTTAAACTGGAAGGCATATTCATCGACATGTGCACGAACAGTATCTAGCAGACCGGCTTCTTCCAGAAAGACCATTGATTGAGGCAACAGCGATTCACCAATGGAAAAGCGTGGAAAATACTGCCTTTCAATCACTGTCACCTGATAACCCTTCTGTCGCAGTAGAGCTGCTGCCGAACTGCCTGAAGGACCTGCCCCAATAATCAATACATCTGTCTGCTGCATGGTGCTCATTGCACTTTCACCTTTATTCTTCAGCGCTTTGGCTGATATTGCTCAATTACAACGTGCTTTTCATCTGATGAAGTAAATAACGTTGCATAAATAAATGCGAAAATAACGCCCAATAATACGGTCAGTCCAAAGCAATGGATGGCATAGGTCTGACTGAAGGACAGTAATCCAAAACCAAAGAAGGTCGACATCATACATAGGAACAATGCCATCCCCACAACTTGAGGATGGTCATGTCCATGCCGGTAGAAAATCGCGTAATCCACCCCAATTCCGATAATCAGGAACGTGCCCATAATACTGAACAGGTTAATCTCGACCCCGAGCCAAGCCTGAATGGCAAAGGTGGTCATCAATGCCATACTAACGGGCAGAATCAACGGCAAAATAGATTTTTTGCCATACAGTGCACCTAAGCCAATCGCCAAAATGATCAAAGCGATGACCAGCAGTTTCTGGGCATGTTCACGATGCTGTTTAAATAAGGTTGATAACTGACTAACCGGACGAAGTAACTGCACGTTTGCTGAGGTTAGCTGTTTCAGTGCCTGTATATCCTGCACATTTTGCAGCATGACCAGTCGTTCAGTTGGGCTCATCTGCAAAAAGGCCAATGGATGCTCTTTAAATTCGGCTGCTGTCAATAACGGCTGATTTGCTAACTGTTGTTGCCAGCTCAACACATCTTGAACATTCAGTTGCATGGCTTCTGCATAGCTCATCAAATCCTGCTGCGGAATCTGTTGTAGCAGTTGGATATTTTGCTGCTGAACTGAAGTTGGCACTAGCCATTGTCCCAAAGCCTGTACAGATTCAAGCTTGCCTTGTTCTTGTAAACTGCTTAACTTGGAAAGAAGTGCTGCTTCTCGCTGTTCCAGTTCCGCAGGCGTATTGCCGCGTACCAGAAAATATTCACTGCCCTGCTGCTGCATAAAGCGTTCACGTACATACTGATCTTCCTGTTTCAGCTGCTGATCCATACTTTGCAGGTTACGGATATCATCATTACTTTTCAGGAAGAACAGGCTGCTACCAGTCACAACTAGAATGATGGCAATCAGGCCATAACGTAAGGATTTACGAGCCTGAATCCAGTTTCGGGCTTTGCCAATAAAAGCCAAGGTTCGAATCGCAGGTTCTGCATTTAACGCAGGTAAACGTGGCAGCAACAAGATACTGGTCACCCATGCGCCGGCTAAGCCGACCATGGAAAAGACAGCAATCTGTTTAAAGCCTGGAAATGGGGTAAAGCTCAGCACCACATAGGCCAAAAGCGTTGTCATTAGACCGACAAAAAGGCTGGGCAATAAAGGTTTTAAAACTACAAAACCATCGATATGACGGTGCTGTGATTGCATTGCCATAAAATAAAAAGAAAAGTCAACACAAACCCCGATCAAACTGGCACCAAAGACCAGCGTCATCAGGTGAATTTCACCGAATAAGGCATAGGTCGCAGCAAAAGCCACCAGACAACCGGTTCCGACTGCGATCATTTCAGTCAGCATCGGACGAATGGAGCGGAAGCCGAACCAGACCAGCAATAGAATCCCGAGTGTTGATCCCACACCAATGGTGGAGATTTCTTCTTTAGCTGAAGTCGTTCCGAACTGGGCAAACAGTAAAGTACCGGTCCAATGTGGCTGAATTTTTAATAGCTTTAACTGCTCATTAGCTTGCTGAATAAAGACTGAAGTCTGTTCCTGATAATCAATATTATAAGGATTGTTATTCAACTGCAGGACGATCAGACGCGATAAGCCTTGATCATCATGTATGGTGGCAAAGCCCTGCTCCAGCTGAATATCACTATTGCCCTGTAGCCCACTTAGCCCCATGGCATAACGTGGAAACAGTAATAGTGGATCCTGCTGCAATAGCTCTGCAGTAAGCGGCATGCCCGGACTCATCAGCTGCAGCATGCTCTGCTCAGTTAGTGACTGATAGTCCTGCTGTTGCAATAACTCGCGATCCTGCGCAGAAAGCAAGCCAGCCCGATGTTGATACAAAATCTGAGCAAACTTTTGCTGATCCATCTGTGCCTGAACCGGCTGGAACAACTGGCTCTGATCAACTTGTTTACGCAACAAATCTGTGGCCTGATTCAGACTGGTCTCATCCTGGGCATCGAGTACCACAAAGACCTTGTCATTCAGTTGTTCACTGACATACTGCTGCGCTCGTTCCAGATTGGCATCCTGATGCGCTTCTGGAAGCAAGGCAAAAATATTGGTCTGGATACGAATATCCTGACGCAACCAGGCTGTCCCGAGCGCAACCGCGATGACACTCAGGATCACCAGCCATAATGCTGTAAATTTATTTTGCCAGCTGGAAAAGCGCATTTTCTGCTGCCGTTAAGCTTTGTGGCTGAGCCGTTTGCTGGCTAAAATGAATGGTAGTGCTATTCCTTGCCTGCTCATGAATCACAATCTGATTCACATAACGCTGACCTTGCGCATCTACCTGAACAAATAACTTTTTAAATAAGCTGCTTTTCGGTTTTAACGTTACATTCCATTCGGCTGGGGTATAACGCGCAGAGACCACAGTAAAGTTTTTGGCCAAGGCCGCTTCATTACCGGACATCAACTGTAAGAACATGGTAGCCACAGAACCATACGGGGTTTTATCGACTTCAATCTGACTAGAAGTGCGCTGGGTTTTTTGCACCAGTTTTTTCTGAGTCACGATCAGATCGGCTCTCACCGGACTTTGAATCTGCCACAATACGCCCTGATTTTTATGGAACAGCACTGTGCCTTTAGATACATAGGTCTTGTTCAATGAAGCCAGTTTCTTGTGCTGTTCAAAATTGGCCCGTACCACAGGTGTTGCTGACAACTGCGTAAATACCTGCTGTAACTGAGTATTTTGCGCATGTGCTACTGGCATACTAAGAGTTAAGCTGGCAGCTGCACAGGTACATGCTGCTGCGTATTTCATTTTTTGCAAGAATTTCATTACGCATTGGCCTGAAACGCTGACCACGCATGAAGGCGGTCAAATAAAACTTGAGGAGACTGGAAACACATTTCCCGGGTTTGTATGTCTACAGCCACTTGAGTGGTATAGCCCTTGGTCAACCGTTTGCCGCTTTCAGCATCAAAGATTTGATATTCAATTTTCAAGCGATTTTCCCATTCCTTGAGTATCGCCCGAACACGGATTTTCTGTTCAAATAAAATGCCATGCGCATAACGCACATGACTTTCGATCACTGGCCATGCATAGCCCGACTCACGCATCTGGTTGTAGTTGTACTGAAACTGATCCAGCAACTTACAGCGGGCAATTTCAAAATACTTCAGATAATGTCCATGCCACACCACATTCATGGTGTCTACATCATGAAAAGGCACTTCTATGATCACATCGGCATGCATGACGGATTTCCTGTGTTTAAGATAGGATGGCGCTGCTGAACAGCTCCAAATTTTCAAAACGGTCAACCAAAGTTTGCAGCTCCTGCTGCAACGGGCGATCTTCCTCCACATATTTGAAGGACTGAAGAACCCATTGTTGGAATGCAGTTAAAACTGAGGTTAATTCTGTATCTAAGCCTTTTAACCAGACTGCCTGCACACAGGCACAGCTTAACGCAGCAATCACCTGATCGGTCAGGAGAATCACACGGCTGGCATCACGTGCAGCGATAGTGCCCATGCTGACCTTGTCCTGGTTATGACATTCAGTAGAACGAGAGAAGATCGAAGCTGAAAGCGTCTGCTTTAAGGCTTCTGCCGTCCAGGCAGAAACACCGATCTGTACGGCTTTGAATCCATGATTCAGCGGTAAACGCTCAAGACTGGAACCGGTCAAGTTACGTGGCAGACCATTGTTCATCTTGTAATCCACCAGTTGTGCCAGCTGACGATCCATCAGATCGGCAATATTGGCAATCATGATCTTGAGACTGTCCATAGCCTGAGCGATATGACCGCCATAGAAATGCCCACCATGTAAAACACGCAGATTCACTGGGTCAATCAATGGATTATCATTACTGGAATTCAGCTCATTTTCAATAAACTGACGTAGCCAGACTTTAGAATCTTCGAATACGCCAATGATATGCGGTGCACAGCGCAAAGAATAACGGTCTTGTAGACGTGAGCTTTGATGTTCAGTTTGTACTTCACTATTCAGCCAGTCACGTAATTGTGCCGCGATGTTTTGTTGTCCTGGATGCGGTTTCTGGGCAAATAAGACTTCATCAAAATGGCTTGGATTCCCCTCCAGTGCCAATACGTTCATCGCAGTAATTAAAGTACTGGTGAAAGAAATCTGCTCAGCTTTTTTATAATTAAGACAGGCAATTGCAGTCATCACGGCAGTTCCATTCATCAGTGCCAGCCCTTCTTTAGGACGCATCACATGCGGCTGCATGCCTTTGGCTGCATAAACTTCAGCAATCGGAACAATCTGACCTTGCCAATACACATCGCGCTCACCAACCAGTGCACCAGCAATATAGGATAACGGTGTCAAGTCACCACTCGCCCCAACCGAACCTTCCGAAGGAATCACCGGAATGACATTTTCATTCAGCATCCAGACCAGTCGTTCCAGCAAGGCATGCGAAACACCGGAATAACCACGTGCCAGTGAACACAATCGGGTAACGACTACAGCACGTGCCGTGATCAGATCCAGATTCTGACCTAAGCCACAGCCATGAAAACGGGACAAATGTAGAGGAAGCTCATTGACCTGATGCGGAGGAATCTCGACCAGACAGGAGTCACCATATCCGGTGGTCAC encodes:
- a CDS encoding acyl-CoA thioesterase, yielding MHADVIIEVPFHDVDTMNVVWHGHYLKYFEIARCKLLDQFQYNYNQMRESGYAWPVIESHVRYAHGILFEQKIRVRAILKEWENRLKIEYQIFDAESGKRLTKGYTTQVAVDIQTREMCFQSPQVLFDRLHAWSAFQANA
- a CDS encoding NAD(P)/FAD-dependent oxidoreductase, which translates into the protein MSTMQQTDVLIIGAGPSGSSAAALLRQKGYQVTVIERQYFPRFSIGESLLPQSMVFLEEAGLLDTVRAHVDEYAFQFKNGAAFLRGPQRSFYDFTEKFSEGPGTTWQVRRAQFDHLLAQEAQNKGAEIRFGHEVIVVDVKPEHPILTVKDEQGESYQIQGKFLLDASGFGRILPKFLDLESPSDFPVRRAVFTHIEDGILDDPDFDREKILITVHDKDHRAWYWLIPFADGRSSFGIVAEQDFFKKYGFEDSAEQDLESLFKRILADDESLSHVLHKAKFDTQVRTLVGYSANVKHLAERNYALLGNAGEFLDPVFSSGVTIALKSSSLAIPLVDKVLQGQNVDWMQEYEKPLRQGIKVFRAYVESWYSGEFQDVVFSTRQEEKIRRMISSLLAGYAWDTTNPIHKNAKQRLNTLAEYCREAQPQES
- a CDS encoding MMPL family transporter: MRFSSWQNKFTALWLVILSVIAVALGTAWLRQDIRIQTNIFALLPEAHQDANLERAQQYVSEQLNDKVFVVLDAQDETSLNQATDLLRKQVDQSQLFQPVQAQMDQQKFAQILYQHRAGLLSAQDRELLQQQDYQSLTEQSMLQLMSPGMPLTAELLQQDPLLLFPRYAMGLSGLQGNSDIQLEQGFATIHDDQGLSRLIVLQLNNNPYNIDYQEQTSVFIQQANEQLKLLKIQPHWTGTLLFAQFGTTSAKEEISTIGVGSTLGILLLVWFGFRSIRPMLTEMIAVGTGCLVAFAATYALFGEIHLMTLVFGASLIGVCVDFSFYFMAMQSQHRHIDGFVVLKPLLPSLFVGLMTTLLAYVVLSFTPFPGFKQIAVFSMVGLAGAWVTSILLLPRLPALNAEPAIRTLAFIGKARNWIQARKSLRYGLIAIILVVTGSSLFFLKSNDDIRNLQSMDQQLKQEDQYVRERFMQQQGSEYFLVRGNTPAELEQREAALLSKLSSLQEQGKLESVQALGQWLVPTSVQQQNIQLLQQIPQQDLMSYAEAMQLNVQDVLSWQQQLANQPLLTAAEFKEHPLAFLQMSPTERLVMLQNVQDIQALKQLTSANVQLLRPVSQLSTLFKQHREHAQKLLVIALIILAIGLGALYGKKSILPLILPVSMALMTTFAIQAWLGVEINLFSIMGTFLIIGIGVDYAIFYRHGHDHPQVVGMALFLCMMSTFFGFGLLSFSQTYAIHCFGLTVLLGVIFAFIYATLFTSSDEKHVVIEQYQPKR
- a CDS encoding HAL/PAL/TAL family ammonia-lyase, with the protein product MLIVGETALTIEDVVAVARQEKKVALPSSAEWRELIQRGADFLDQLLEEEGVIYGVTTGYGDSCLVEIPPHQVNELPLHLSRFHGCGLGQNLDLITARAVVVTRLCSLARGYSGVSHALLERLVWMLNENVIPVIPSEGSVGASGDLTPLSYIAGALVGERDVYWQGQIVPIAEVYAAKGMQPHVMRPKEGLALMNGTAVMTAIACLNYKKAEQISFTSTLITAMNVLALEGNPSHFDEVLFAQKPHPGQQNIAAQLRDWLNSEVQTEHQSSRLQDRYSLRCAPHIIGVFEDSKVWLRQFIENELNSSNDNPLIDPVNLRVLHGGHFYGGHIAQAMDSLKIMIANIADLMDRQLAQLVDYKMNNGLPRNLTGSSLERLPLNHGFKAVQIGVSAWTAEALKQTLSASIFSRSTECHNQDKVSMGTIAARDASRVILLTDQVIAALSCACVQAVWLKGLDTELTSVLTAFQQWVLQSFKYVEEDRPLQQELQTLVDRFENLELFSSAILS
- a CDS encoding LolA family protein — translated: MPVAHAQNTQLQQVFTQLSATPVVRANFEQHKKLASLNKTYVSKGTVLFHKNQGVLWQIQSPVRADLIVTQKKLVQKTQRTSSQIEVDKTPYGSVATMFLQLMSGNEAALAKNFTVVSARYTPAEWNVTLKPKSSLFKKLFVQVDAQGQRYVNQIVIHEQARNSTTIHFSQQTAQPQSLTAAENALFQLAK